Genomic DNA from Dyadobacter sp. CECT 9275:
ACCTTTTTTGGCAAACCAATAAACTGAGGTTTCTTTTGACTTTTCTAATTGAAATAAATCTGCTTTAATGTTGGTTAGTGCTATGGCAATTTCATTTATTGGAGTCAATTGTTTGATTTGTTCTTTGGCTTTTTCAATGTTGGTTTTAGCATCCATTAAAGTCAAGAAACTTTCTTTTAGTTGAATGAACTCTGCTTCCGCATCTTGTTCTTCAAGCATATTGGTTCTTATGAAATCATCTAAGTCTTCCAACACTTTTACCCCAACAACTTGATTGAACAAAGTCAACGCTTTTGTGGAACGCATTCCAAATAAGTCCGCCATTCTTTCTGCATAGGCGGTAGGGCCATCTATGAACTCAATTTTCTTTTTTGTAACATTCGAGTTGTACTTTTTATCTAAAACTTTTTTCCAATTTCCTTTTGAATCGAATTGACCAAAATCAGATTCTACTTCAAGAGGAACGTGAGCAATTCCGAATTGCCGTCTTAATTCATTATTCGAAAACCAACGTACTTGAAAAAGTGTAATTTGTTTTTGGTCGGAATTGGAGAACGAAGCAATAATTACGGAATAAGTGTTTGTATCACGCAATTTTTGTGTAGAAGTAGAAGTTTTTCCTTCTTCTTGAATGTTTCCGTAATGCCCCAACACATAGGTTTCTTCGGTACGGTCGCCTTTTTTCTCAACGCCAGAAGATTGATTGTAAAAACGGTCTTTCTTTGCAGGAACAATTAGAGTAAGCAATGCGTCAATGTATGTACTCTTTCCAGATGCGTTCGCACCAGTCAGAAGTGAATTATTTCCTTTCGGATTTATTCTAAAAACCTTTTCATTGAATGTTCCCCAGTTGTAAACTTCCATATATTGAAGTCTGAACCCCGCTTTGTCGGAACTTGTACTAAACAGACTCAACATAATCTTTTAACTTATTTTCAAAATCTTGTAAAATATCAAGAGTTATTTTTTCTTTGATAATTCTGTGTATTTGAT
This window encodes:
- a CDS encoding ATP-binding protein, producing the protein MEVYNWGTFNEKVFRINPKGNNSLLTGANASGKSTYIDALLTLIVPAKKDRFYNQSSGVEKKGDRTEETYVLGHYGNIQEEGKTSTSTQKLRDTNTYSVIIASFSNSDQKQITLFQVRWFSNNELRRQFGIAHVPLEVESDFGQFDSKGNWKKVLDKKYNSNVTKKKIEFIDGPTAYAERMADLFGMRSTKALTLFNQVVGVKVLEDLDDFIRTNMLEEQDAEAEFIQLKESFLTLMDAKTNIEKAKEQIKQLTPINEIAIALTNIKADLFQLEKSKETSVYWFAKKGVELGEKELEKCKEELQRLNNELAELKEKESDLKNQETDLTVQIKSDEVGNQIEKLKTEITRLEKSKKLRSEKLDDYNKIAQSIAQIQVINATLKV